A window of Pseudomonadota bacterium genomic DNA:
CCTGCTGCGCTTTACCCGTATCGAGGTTCCCGACAAGCTGCCGGCCAGGAGCCAGCTTCACCTGGGAGGCTACGCCTTGGGGTTTTCGCGCCGCGAAAGACCGAAGCTGACGCGCAGCACGAAGCTGCTGGCCGCTGCAACACCGCGTTTTCAGACCCTGCTTTTCAGCCTCGGCGGGGATCGGCAGCGGCCGAAGATGGCAGCGCGCGGTTACCTCGGCGTCAAGGACCACCACACGCGAGAGAGGCTTTTCGTGCTGCCCTACCACGCAATCCGCCTCGTCCGCGGCAAGACGTTGCTCCTGGCTCAAGCGTGCTATGGCAGCGCACGCCGCATCGACCCCACCCTCTGGAGCAAGCGCTTCGAGCTGACGGAGCTCACGAGCCAAGGAGTACAGCTCAACGTCGACGGCCAGAAGGAACAAGCATCGTTCTAGCCTGGTACTTGAGTTTCCGGTTCTCGAGTGGCTCGGCCATCACGTTTCCGGGCAAGGGCAAGGGCAAGGGCAAGCCGACGCCTAAGACGACCCGGGCGTGAGCACCACGACCGTTGCGATGGGGTCGGGCGGGTCTGGTGGCAAGCCAACGGTCACCTTGTCCCCCTCCGAGCTGATCATGAGCGGGGTCTTGTTGGCGTCAGACAGCAGGTGCGCCGCGGCAGGTTTGCGACCAAGCGCAGGCAGCTCTAGCCTGCCGTCCTTGGGCCAATCGAAGACATGGGCGAAGAGCTTGTCGCCCTTGCTTGTGAAGCGACCCCAAGCCGGCGGCTTTACCGGGCTGGCCGTGGTGCCGTAGATCGCGTCCGAGTTGACCTTCATCCACCTGCCCATCCCCTTGAGACGCTCCACGCTTGCAGCGGGGATGAGCCCTTCGGCCGTAGGACCCACGTTCAGAAGGTAGTTGCCGCCCTTGGAGGCGATATCGATCAGGTTTCGGACCAGGGTCTCGGTCGACTTCCAGTTGTGGTCGTCGTGCTTGAAGCCCCAGGTGTCGTTCATGGTCATGCAGCTCTCCCAGTCCACACCGGGGAGTCCTGTCGGCGGAATCTGCTGCTCCGGCGTTCCGAAGTCTCCGACATGACCCTGCTTGCTGAGCCCCTCCATGCCCTTGCGGCCCTTGCCCACGCGGTTGTTGATGATGATGTCCGGCTTCAGTCCACGCAGCAGCTGGTAGACGTCCCGTCCGTCTTCCTCGGTCCACCACGCTATCCACTCGCCATCAAACCACAAGACTGCCGGATCCAAGCCGCTCATCAATTCCTTCAGCTGGCCTTTCATGTAATCCACGTACTCCTGCTTGCGGCCGGCGTGGATGAAGTTGTCGGAGTAGCCGCCCTTGGGATCGTGCATCGCAGGGTGATGCCAGTCCAGGATGGAATGGTAGACAGTGAAACGCAGCCCGTGCTTCTTGCAGGCCTGCGCCAGCGGTGCCAGCAGATCCTTCTTGTAGGGCGTGCGATCCACCACATCCCAGTCCGAGACTTTCGTATCCCATAAAGCAAAACCATCGTGGTGCTTGGACGTGATAACCAGGTACTTCATGCCCGCTTCTTTGGCCAGGCGCACCCAAGCATCCGGATCGTACTTCACAGGGTTGAAGCCGGCCGCGTACTTCTCGTATTCGGCGCGAGGAATGTTGCCGTGCTTCTGAATCCATTCGCCGTTGCCCTCGATGTGTTTGCCCTTGTGCCGCCCGGCGGGCACGGCGTAGACACCCCAGTGAATGAACATGCCGAAACGTGCCTGCCGCCACCACGCCATGCGTGCATCGCGATCCGCCTTGCTTTCCTCAAAGACGTCCTTGGGAACAGCAGCGCTCGTGGCTGCATGCGGATCCTTTGCATGCGGGTCGGCTGCCGGCGAAGCGGCGGCCGGTGTCTCGCTCTTGTCGGACGGGGTGCAAGCCAAGCCCAGTACGCCCATGGCCATCGAGCACCACGCAAGCCGCCGCGCACGGATTTCGCGGGCGAGGTATGCCATCGACCTTCTCCTCGTAGTCGGCCCGCCGTCTGGCAGGGCGCGGGCTGCGAGGTTAGCACGCGCGGCGCCCAATCCTCACCGAAACACACGAGTTGTTCTTCCGCGGGCCCTAATGGATCTGTGCGGCCCGAGCCCCGGCGATCAAGCGCAGCACGTTGCTCACGTCGCCCGCGGCCCGCACCTGCACCTCGGGCAGCTCCGCGGCCGCGTCGGCCAGATCGCGTGGGGTATCCTCGTCCATGAGCGCGATCATCGTCGCGTGACCGAAGTGGGCGGCCACCAGGCTGTTTGCCGCGAGCAGCGCGCTCGGCTCGTCCGTGCGCACGATGCAAACGTCCACGTGCGCGGCATCACCGAGCGCCCTGGCCTGTTCCGGGGTCTCGCAAACCACCGTCTTGACGTCGGCCCTGGCGAGCCCTTCGGCCAAATCCCAGCAGTCCCGCACGCCCGGCAGCGCAAGCACCACGGGGTGGCTGAGCGCACGGTGCAGCACCCCGGAGAGGTGCTCGGGCGAAAGGGGCTTGCGTAGCACGGCGAAGGCCCCATCCAGAATGGCCTGATCCAGTTGATCGTCCGTTGCGTAGGCGGTGATCAGCACCACCGCCATGCCCGGGTGCTCGAGCTTGAGGGCCTGCAGGGTCTCGAGCCCGCTGAGGCCGGGCATGCGGTAATCGGTCACGACTACGTCGAAACGCTGCTGCCGGGCGCGCTCCAGGGCCTGATGCCCGTCGGCGACGGCCTCCACGAGAAAACCGTCGAGCTCCAGATTCGCGGCAAGCGTTGCTCTTTGGCCGGCATCGTCGTCCACGACCAGCACTCGCTTCAAGGACACTGCCTGTTGCATGCTCACCACCTTGCGCGCATTGGCTAGTTCCCCGCCCGATTCCCCTTCCGAGGCTCATTCCCGCCGCCTGGCTTGCAGCGCGCGCCATGCGCGGTGCGGAGTCTCGAAGCGGGGCGCCCGTTACATTAACTCACCCGCAGCGCGAATTCTACGATCGGTTACGCGTTTGTCTGCTGGTCAGGGACCTGCGTCCCGCTCGGGCTGAGCCGAGGGCAGGCGGACCGTGAAGGTGGAACCGGAACCGGGCGTGCTTTGCACATCGATCCGGCCGCCGTGACGCTCCACGATATCGTTCACGATGGCCAGCCCGAGTCCTGTACCCGCTGGTTTGGTAGTGAACAGCGGTTCGAACAAGTGCTTCTCCTGCTCCGGGGAGATACCGCAGCCGTCATCCTGAACCTCGATCACGTGCTGGCGGTCCTCTTGGCGCAGGTCGATCTTGACGCGTCCCGGCCGTCCCTCGGGGATCGATTGCATGCTGTTCTGCACCAGATTCAACAGGAGCTGCCGCAGCATGCCCTCGTCGGCCTCCAGCGCGGGCAA
This region includes:
- a CDS encoding alpha-L-fucosidase gives rise to the protein MAYLAREIRARRLAWCSMAMGVLGLACTPSDKSETPAAASPAADPHAKDPHAATSAAVPKDVFEESKADRDARMAWWRQARFGMFIHWGVYAVPAGRHKGKHIEGNGEWIQKHGNIPRAEYEKYAAGFNPVKYDPDAWVRLAKEAGMKYLVITSKHHDGFALWDTKVSDWDVVDRTPYKKDLLAPLAQACKKHGLRFTVYHSILDWHHPAMHDPKGGYSDNFIHAGRKQEYVDYMKGQLKELMSGLDPAVLWFDGEWIAWWTEEDGRDVYQLLRGLKPDIIINNRVGKGRKGMEGLSKQGHVGDFGTPEQQIPPTGLPGVDWESCMTMNDTWGFKHDDHNWKSTETLVRNLIDIASKGGNYLLNVGPTAEGLIPAASVERLKGMGRWMKVNSDAIYGTTASPVKPPAWGRFTSKGDKLFAHVFDWPKDGRLELPALGRKPAAAHLLSDANKTPLMISSEGDKVTVGLPPDPPDPIATVVVLTPGSS
- a CDS encoding response regulator, coding for MQQAVSLKRVLVVDDDAGQRATLAANLELDGFLVEAVADGHQALERARQQRFDVVVTDYRMPGLSGLETLQALKLEHPGMAVVLITAYATDDQLDQAILDGAFAVLRKPLSPEHLSGVLHRALSHPVVLALPGVRDCWDLAEGLARADVKTVVCETPEQARALGDAAHVDVCIVRTDEPSALLAANSLVAAHFGHATMIALMDEDTPRDLADAAAELPEVQVRAAGDVSNVLRLIAGARAAQIH